A window of the Pogona vitticeps strain Pit_001003342236 chromosome 4, PviZW2.1, whole genome shotgun sequence genome harbors these coding sequences:
- the LOC110072909 gene encoding nuclear transport factor 2, which produces MAERPIWEQIGTSFVQLYYQQFDNNREQLGALYTDASCLSWEGQQFQGKASIMEKLLRLPFQKIQHNITSQDHQPAPDNCILSMIVGQLKVDDDPVMGFHQLFVLKNINDKWVCSNDIFRLALYNFA; this is translated from the exons ATGGCAGAAAGACCTATTTGGgagcaaattggaacaagttttgTACAATTGTATTATCAACAGTTTGATAACAATAGGGAACAATTAGGAGCTCTTTAT ACAGATGCTTCCTGCTTATCATGGGAAGGGCAGCAGTTTCAAGGAAAAGCGTCAATTATGGAAAAGTTGCTG AGACTGCCATTCCAAAAAATTCAGCACAACATAACATCCCAAGATCATCAACCAGCTCCTGACAATTGTATCCTTAGTATGATAGTTGGTCAACTGAAG GTGGATGATGATCCAGTGATGGGATTCCACCAGCTGTTTGTCCTCAAGAACATTAATGACAAATGGGTTTGTTCCAACGACATATTTAGACTGGCTCTATACAACTTTGCTTGA